The Actinoplanes sp. N902-109 genomic interval GCGCAGGTCATCGATGACCCGGTCGGCGGCAGCCCCGTCCTGGTTCGCGCAGCGGACCTGTTCGCGGCCGAACTCGCTGTCGTCAGGAAAGACGTTCACCGCGAAGCTGCGCATCAAGCCGACCATGGCGGCGGTCAGCCGACGGCTTGCATCGGTGCGCACCTTTTCCAACTCCTCGCGTAGATCCGGCCGGGTCAATGAGCGGCGGAACTCATACAGGAAGGTGAGGGCCGACAGCATCAGCACCACACTGACCGCGTACGCATCAACGACATACAACTCACGCTGGTGCTGTGCTCCCTGGATGCGAGCACCGCCGGAGAAGACGTGCGAGCCGTCCTCGGTGGTGTAGGCATCGAGGTATCCGCGCAGCAGTCGCACGATCACCTTGGGGACATCGATGTTGTCGCCGAGCTTGTCCAGTGCCTCCCGGACATCCCTCGCCGTCAAACTCGGCCGGTCCAGACGCAGATGATCGAGCTCGGTGGCAGGCGCCAGGAGGCACAGCAGTCGTTCGGCGTCACCAACGGAGTCCCCGCCTCCCGCCCGGCTCCACTGCTGCCAGTCCGGCTGCGAATGTTCAGCGAGCGCACGCCAAACCTGGAGGATCTCGTGCCGGGGTTGAATCTGCATCGGTGTGTCGTCACCTACCGTCCGTAAAGCGCGCGGCCCGCCGCACCCGAAGGCGACGGCGGGCCATCGAGGATCGCGAATCAGCGGCCCTGCAGTGACCTCACGTTATCGCCGAACGTCCAGTTTCGGGAACCGTCCCAGTTGGCCGACCAGGTCATCAGGCCCTTGACGCTGCCGCCCAGGCTGTTCCACGACTGCGACACCAGCGCCGGCATCAGGTATCCGCCGCCCGCGCCGGGCTGCGCAGGAAGACCCGGAACCTGCTTGTCGTACGGAACCCGCACCGTCGTGCCCTGGATGGTCAGCCCGCTGTTGAGGCACTGGGTCTGCTTCACGAAGCCCTGCACCGTACCCGCCGCATAGGTGTCACCGGAGCACCCGTACATGCTTCCGTTGTAGTACTGCATGTTCAGCCACCAGAGCCGCCCGTTGTCCGCGTACTTCTTGATGATGGGCAGGTAGGCGCCCCAGATCGAGCCGTACGTGACGCTGCCGCCGGTGGCGTACGCGGTCTCCGGGGCCATTGTCAGGCCGAAGTTCGCCAGCATCCGGGCCAGCACGTCGTCGATGATCCGGATGAGGTTGGCCTGCGAGGTGGACAGCGTGGCGATGCTGCCACTGCCGGCCAGGCCGGTCTCGATGTCGATGTCGATACCGTCGAAGTTGTACTGCTTGAGGATCGGCACGATCGTGGCGACGAAACGGTCGGCCACGGCCGGCGAACTGAGATCGATGCCGGCGGCCGCTCCACTGATGGACATCAGCAGCGTTGCGCCGTTCGCTTTGGCCTGGCACATCTCGGCCGGGGTGGCGACCTTGATCCCCGGCGTCCATGCCGTCCTGCCAGAGCACCGTGCCGTCCGAGCGGATCACCGGGAAGGCCGCGTTGAGGACGTTGTAGCCGTGCTGCGTGAGTCGGCTGTCGGTGATCGGGATCCAGCCCAGACCCGGGTGTACGCCGTTGCTCGCGCGGTCCCAGTTCTCCCAGTAGCCGGCGAGTACCTTGCCCGCTGGCCGCGACTTCACCGCACAGGTGCTTCCCCCGGACGGGGGCGGCGGCGTGGTGGGCGAGTTCGTCGTCGTGGCCGGCGGCGGCGTCGTTGGCGTCGTGCCGGTGCAGCCACCGAGATCGCGCCACAACGACGGGGTGGATGCCGGATTCCACCCCGCGCCCGGGTACGCCGTGTGCGCAACGAGCGCCGCATAGAGATGACCCGCGTACGTCTCCTGCGCACCCGCCGCATAGGTGGTGCCTTCCGCCCACGCCGGCGCGGAGCAGGTGACGGTGGCCATGCCCGCGGGCGCGGCCACCACAGCGGCCCCCACCGCCAGCACCGCGCCGGTGATCATCGACAACAGGACACGACTTCTCCGCATGACGGCTCCCGATGCAGCGACGACCGGCCGCTTGCTCACATTCTGGTGGTCACCGACCTTTGCGCAAGGGTTGTTAACTAATGGCCTCGTCCCTCCGTCGTGGAAGATGCAGGCTGTCCGTAAGTGAGGTCCGGTACCTTGGAGTCCACGCCGCACCGAGTACGAGCCGCAAAGCGTCCACCGCTGGAACGGGCGTCCTGCTAGATGCCGCCGACTGCACCAGCGTTGGCCGTTGTGACCGCCGGAGGAATATTTGTGGGAGACCTGACCCAAGCGGCGCAGACCGATCAGAGTGCGGTCTGGGCGCGGATCGGCAACGGCGATGTCGACTGGGACCACTTCGACTCCGAGGCCTACTTCGCCGGCAATTACGAACACCTTCGCGCAGACGATCGCGAGATCATTCACCAGGTCATCGAATTCTTCGAGTCGACAACGTTCCGCGGCGGCATTCACGGTAGAGGCATCGACGTGGGCGCCGGCACCAACCTTTATCCCGCGCTGACGATGCTGCCGCACACCGCTGAGATCACTCTGTGGGAGCGCGCTGCCTCCAACATCGACTGGCTACGCGCCCAGATCGTGCACCCACTCGAGTCGTGGTGGCAGTTCTGGCAACCCATGGCGACCTCTCACCATGCCTACGGCCGGATCAAGGAACCACTCAACCTGCTGAGCCGCCGCGCGCGGGTGAGCAAGGCGAACCTGTTCCTCCTCCCCACCGACTCATACGACATAGGCACGATGTTCTTTGTCGCAGAGTCGATCACGAACCGGACCGACGAGTTTGAGCGGGCCGTCGCAAAATTCGTCGGGTGTCTGCGTCGTCGCGCGCCGTTCGCCGCCACGTTCATGCGTAATTCCTCCGGTTACACAGTAGGCAACACGTCATTCCCCGCGTGCTCGGTGGATGAGACTGACGTCGCGCGGGCTCTCCAGAAAGTTGCGCGCGATGTCACAATCAGATCCGTCCGCAGCTTCGATCTGCGCGAGGGCTACGGCGGCATGATCGTTGCGACTGGACGCAAGAAGATGTAGCGGAACGACCGAA includes:
- a CDS encoding SCO2525 family SAM-dependent methyltransferase gives rise to the protein MGDLTQAAQTDQSAVWARIGNGDVDWDHFDSEAYFAGNYEHLRADDREIIHQVIEFFESTTFRGGIHGRGIDVGAGTNLYPALTMLPHTAEITLWERAASNIDWLRAQIVHPLESWWQFWQPMATSHHAYGRIKEPLNLLSRRARVSKANLFLLPTDSYDIGTMFFVAESITNRTDEFERAVAKFVGCLRRRAPFAATFMRNSSGYTVGNTSFPACSVDETDVARALQKVARDVTIRSVRSFDLREGYGGMIVATGRKKM